The Cylindrospermopsis curvispora GIHE-G1 genome contains a region encoding:
- a CDS encoding aminopeptidase P N-terminal domain-containing protein, which produces MESEYRQRREQVMAKISGGTAIFRSAPTAVMHNDVEYVYRQDSDFYYLTGFNEPEAVAVLAPHHGEHRFILFVQPKDREKEVWSGYRCGVEGAKEIYGADMAYPITELDDKLPQYLQKAERIYYHLGRDSHFNDRIIRHYQNLLVTRPRRGTGPIAIEDTGPILHGLRLHKSNFEVDLMRQAADIAVSAHNHAMSIARPGSYEYEIQAEIEHIFRLQGGMGPAYPSIVAAGKNACVLHYIENNYQMQEQELLLIDAGCAYRYYNSDITRTFPVNGKFTPEQKALYEIVLEAQKQAIQEVKPGNGFDAPHKKAVQVLTEGLVEVGLLKGEVNQLIQEGKYKQFYMHRTSHWLGLDVHDVGVYQHGEVPQVLQPGQVLTIEPGLYIVPHTPPAEDQPPIDDRWVGIGIRIEDDVLVTPQGNEVLTAGVPKEIADLERT; this is translated from the coding sequence ATGGAATCAGAATACCGACAACGTCGTGAACAGGTAATGGCAAAAATCAGTGGGGGGACCGCAATATTCCGCAGCGCTCCCACAGCTGTCATGCACAATGATGTGGAATATGTTTATAGACAAGATAGTGATTTCTATTATTTAACTGGTTTCAATGAACCGGAAGCAGTAGCAGTTTTGGCACCTCACCATGGGGAACACCGCTTTATCTTATTTGTACAACCTAAGGACAGGGAAAAGGAGGTGTGGAGTGGTTATCGTTGTGGGGTGGAGGGTGCTAAGGAAATTTATGGCGCGGATATGGCCTACCCTATTACTGAATTGGATGACAAGCTACCACAATATTTACAAAAAGCTGAACGGATATATTATCACCTGGGTAGGGATAGCCATTTTAATGATAGGATAATCAGACATTACCAAAATTTACTTGTTACTCGTCCTAGAAGGGGTACTGGACCAATCGCTATTGAAGATACGGGTCCTATTCTACATGGTTTAAGATTACATAAAAGCAATTTTGAAGTAGATCTAATGCGCCAGGCGGCGGATATTGCTGTATCAGCACATAACCACGCGATGAGTATTGCTAGACCTGGCAGTTATGAATATGAAATCCAAGCGGAAATAGAGCACATTTTCCGCTTGCAGGGTGGTATGGGTCCTGCTTATCCTTCTATTGTCGCAGCTGGTAAAAATGCTTGTGTTCTACACTATATAGAAAACAATTACCAAATGCAAGAACAGGAATTGTTACTAATTGATGCTGGTTGTGCCTATAGATATTACAATTCGGATATTACTAGAACCTTTCCTGTAAATGGTAAGTTTACACCAGAACAAAAGGCTTTATATGAAATAGTATTGGAAGCACAAAAACAGGCAATTCAAGAAGTCAAACCGGGCAATGGATTTGATGCACCTCATAAGAAAGCAGTACAGGTTCTTACAGAAGGGTTAGTGGAGGTGGGTTTACTTAAAGGAGAGGTTAACCAGCTCATACAGGAAGGAAAGTATAAACAATTCTATATGCACCGTACTAGTCACTGGTTAGGATTAGATGTGCATGATGTTGGTGTTTATCAACATGGGGAAGTTCCACAAGTTTTACAACCAGGACAGGTGTTAACTATAGAACCAGGTCTTTATATTGTACCACATACCCCACCCGCTGAAGACCAACCCCCTATTGATGACCGTTGGGTGGGAATTGGTATTAGGATAGAAGATGATGTGTTGGTTACCCCCCAGGGAAATGAGGTCTTAACTGCGGGAGTTCCTAAGGAAATTGCTGATCTAGAACGAACCTGA
- a CDS encoding FkbM family methyltransferase, translated as MFGRSLSRVFRALFDYRNYLSVIKAPFVYVNPIQDFLQGYILQKGNYPHIVHLQTPIGVNSIEILNSLDTFTINEIFCWEIYYTDNQAKVIVDLGSNIGVSELYFLSRNNSNIVYGFEPVSKLYDQLQNNISKFKDRAFNQKVAISNINGTSQMGVESSGRYGGIGVKTESQITVQTIDINFALSQVLYSHDFIDILKMDIEGLEEIVLNSISPDILSRIKIIYVEAGDDNKFFPQNLKKSFKHFPHRGICKYVNTLL; from the coding sequence ATGTTTGGAAGATCATTGAGTAGAGTTTTCAGAGCATTATTTGACTATAGAAACTATCTATCAGTTATAAAAGCACCTTTTGTATACGTGAATCCTATCCAGGATTTTCTGCAAGGCTATATCCTCCAAAAAGGTAATTATCCACATATAGTGCATCTCCAAACCCCGATTGGAGTTAATTCAATAGAGATATTAAACTCTTTAGACACATTCACCATTAATGAAATATTTTGTTGGGAAATTTATTATACAGACAACCAAGCCAAAGTAATTGTTGATCTCGGCTCAAATATTGGTGTCTCTGAACTATATTTCTTATCTAGAAATAACAGCAATATTGTGTATGGTTTTGAACCAGTATCTAAGCTATATGACCAACTTCAAAACAACATAAGTAAATTTAAGGATAGAGCTTTTAATCAGAAAGTTGCTATAAGTAACATAAATGGTACAAGTCAAATGGGAGTAGAAAGTTCAGGTAGATATGGAGGAATAGGAGTTAAAACTGAATCTCAAATAACAGTTCAGACTATTGATATTAATTTCGCACTGTCACAAGTTCTTTATTCTCATGACTTTATTGATATTCTAAAAATGGATATTGAAGGTTTGGAAGAGATAGTACTAAACTCAATATCTCCAGATATTCTCTCAAGAATCAAGATCATATATGTTGAGGCTGGAGATGATAACAAGTTTTTTCCACAAAACCTAAAAAAAAGCTTCAAACATTTTCCTCATCGAGGAATCTGTAAATACGTCAATACTTTATTATAA
- a CDS encoding adenosine kinase yields MGKKYDVYGVGNALVDIEYEVSTDLLEKLHIDKGVMTLLDEETQHHILENLQHLDHHKSCGGSAANTMVAIGQLGGNPFYSCKVAKDEFGKFYIQDLLDSHVQTNLQNADLQSGVTGKCLVLVTPDADRTLNTFLGISAEFSTQELVPEAITAAEYLYIEGYLVTSPTAKAAAIQARDIAIAAGVKTTMSLSDYNMVRFFGDGLVDMIGPGLDFIFANETEALGLAQTTDFQVAIDKMKLLSRGFAITRGSQGSIVFDGEQLIEIPAPPVHAVDTVGAGDMYAGAFLYGITHGMSYPLAGKLASTAASQIVTVYGPRLKTPQLLQLLQSFSTAV; encoded by the coding sequence ATGGGCAAGAAATATGATGTTTATGGTGTGGGTAACGCTCTGGTAGATATAGAATATGAGGTGTCTACTGATTTATTGGAAAAGTTACACATTGATAAGGGTGTAATGACACTCTTAGATGAAGAAACTCAACATCATATTTTGGAAAATCTCCAACACCTGGATCATCATAAAAGTTGTGGGGGTTCAGCAGCAAATACGATGGTAGCTATTGGACAACTGGGAGGTAACCCTTTTTATTCCTGTAAGGTGGCTAAGGATGAGTTTGGTAAGTTCTACATTCAAGATCTACTTGATTCCCACGTGCAAACTAATCTCCAAAATGCTGATTTACAGTCAGGAGTTACAGGTAAATGTTTAGTCCTGGTTACCCCCGATGCTGACCGCACTCTCAACACGTTTCTGGGAATCAGTGCGGAGTTTTCTACCCAGGAATTGGTTCCAGAAGCAATTACAGCTGCTGAATATTTATATATCGAGGGTTATTTAGTTACTTCCCCCACCGCTAAAGCAGCAGCTATTCAAGCTAGAGATATTGCTATAGCTGCTGGTGTGAAAACTACCATGTCTTTATCGGACTATAATATGGTACGGTTCTTTGGGGATGGTCTAGTAGATATGATTGGACCTGGTCTGGATTTTATTTTTGCTAATGAAACTGAAGCTCTGGGTTTGGCACAAACTACGGATTTTCAGGTGGCTATAGATAAAATGAAGCTCCTTAGTCGGGGGTTTGCTATTACTCGCGGATCTCAGGGTTCTATAGTATTTGATGGCGAACAGTTAATTGAAATCCCTGCACCCCCAGTTCATGCTGTGGACACTGTTGGTGCAGGAGATATGTATGCGGGAGCTTTTCTTTATGGTATTACCCACGGGATGAGTTATCCCCTAGCAGGAAAGTTGGCATCCACCGCAGCTTCTCAAATCGTCACGGTCTACGGTCCTAGATTGAAAACTCCTCAACTGCTGCAATTGCTCCAAAGTTTCTCCACTGCTGTTTAA
- a CDS encoding glycosyltransferase family 4 protein, with amino-acid sequence MKILFVTPRFPYPLLRGDQFIPYHRLRILSQRHELTLLTLYHSAWELENIDQISHYCKAIYTVHLPKWQSLINVGKGLFTSELPLQACYYSSSRFQQQLDSILAANKFDVVHAFMMRIAPYFHHIHTPKIIELIDSMQLNLKRRVALESFPKRLIFQKELRRVTRYERDLPNLFNNLVVVSEKDAQLIPSERVKVIPFGIDTEFFSLQKQPPIEPTLIFSGNMSYAPNIHAVKWFVELCLPIIQQTIPDVKLLIAGANPTTEVRSLEQKRGVIVTGFVKSMPETLKKAKIAIAPMQSGSGMQSKILEAMASGLPVVTTTLGLGSLSANPGKEILIGDSPEDFAKATITLLQNSDLAREIRNLARQFVVNKYSWEFSANQVENLYNHIMLDISR; translated from the coding sequence ATGAAAATACTTTTTGTTACTCCGAGATTTCCTTATCCTCTGTTACGAGGAGATCAGTTTATACCTTATCATCGCCTTCGCATATTAAGTCAGCGGCATGAACTTACATTGTTAACCCTTTATCATAGTGCCTGGGAACTAGAAAATATTGATCAGATAAGTCATTATTGTAAAGCAATATATACTGTTCATCTCCCCAAATGGCAATCACTTATCAATGTAGGAAAAGGTTTATTTACTTCAGAATTACCTCTTCAAGCTTGTTACTACTCTTCTAGCAGGTTTCAGCAACAGCTAGATTCAATTTTAGCAGCCAATAAGTTTGATGTAGTTCATGCTTTTATGATGAGGATAGCCCCTTATTTTCATCATATACATACCCCTAAAATTATAGAACTTATTGATTCGATGCAATTAAATTTAAAGCGTCGTGTAGCTTTAGAATCTTTTCCTAAGCGCTTGATTTTTCAGAAGGAACTTCGACGAGTCACCCGTTACGAACGTGATTTACCTAACTTATTTAATAATTTGGTAGTTGTGTCTGAAAAGGATGCACAACTAATTCCTAGTGAACGAGTAAAGGTTATTCCATTCGGAATAGATACTGAATTTTTTAGTTTACAAAAACAACCACCAATAGAACCAACCCTAATTTTTTCTGGAAATATGAGTTATGCACCTAATATTCATGCTGTTAAGTGGTTTGTTGAACTTTGTCTACCCATAATTCAACAAACAATTCCTGATGTTAAACTTTTGATTGCTGGAGCAAACCCTACAACAGAAGTTCGCAGTTTAGAGCAAAAGAGAGGAGTTATAGTCACTGGCTTTGTAAAGTCTATGCCAGAAACTCTAAAAAAAGCTAAGATTGCGATCGCTCCCATGCAATCAGGATCAGGTATGCAAAGCAAAATTCTGGAAGCAATGGCTTCTGGACTACCTGTAGTTACTACAACCTTGGGACTTGGTTCTCTGAGTGCAAACCCTGGCAAGGAAATTTTGATAGGAGACAGTCCAGAAGATTTTGCAAAAGCTACGATTACTCTACTACAAAACTCTGATCTAGCCAGAGAGATTAGAAATCTTGCAAGACAATTTGTTGTGAATAAATATAGCTGGGAATTTTCAGCTAACCAAGTTGAAAACCTGTACAATCATATAATGCTTGATATAAGCAGATAA
- a CDS encoding glycosyltransferase family protein, translating into MSEKDAQLIPSERVKVIPFGIDTEFFSLQKQPPIEPTLIFSGNMSYAPNIHAVKWFVELCLPIIQQTVPDVKLLIAGATPTTEVRIQTLFSSRNL; encoded by the coding sequence GTGTCTGAAAAAGATGCACAACTAATTCCTAGTGAACGAGTAAAGGTTATTCCATTCGGAATAGATACTGAATTTTTTAGTTTACAAAAACAACCACCAATAGAACCAACCCTAATTTTTTCTGGAAATATGAGTTATGCACCTAATATTCATGCTGTTAAGTGGTTTGTTGAACTTTGTCTACCCATAATTCAACAAACAGTTCCTGATGTTAAACTTTTGATTGCTGGAGCAACCCCTACAACAGAAGTTCGTATTCAAACACTTTTCTCATCGAGGAATTTGTAA
- a CDS encoding Fic family protein, whose translation MTDFVIWLNSDAALTLHPVEYATMAHYRFVSIHPFRDGNGRTARLLMNLLLIRAGYPIVVINNQIRNDYIHALSYGQRNQDDLNQLFDLVCDATISSLVETLRLLVTASSSREKGRVFYQEITDFIDNFLIK comes from the coding sequence ATGACAGATTTTGTGATCTGGCTCAATTCAGATGCTGCTTTAACACTCCATCCTGTAGAATATGCAACCATGGCACATTATCGTTTTGTTTCTATCCATCCTTTTCGAGATGGGAATGGCAGAACGGCTAGATTATTAATGAATTTATTGTTAATTCGTGCCGGATACCCTATTGTAGTGATTAATAATCAAATTCGTAATGATTATATTCATGCTTTGTCCTATGGACAACGAAACCAAGATGATTTAAATCAGTTGTTTGATTTGGTTTGTGATGCTACTATCAGTTCATTAGTGGAAACTTTAAGGTTATTAGTAACTGCGAGTAGTAGTAGGGAAAAAGGGCGGGTTTTTTATCAGGAAATTACTGATTTTATTGATAATTTTTTGATAAAATAG
- the thrC gene encoding threonine synthase yields the protein MTQAIANLNTANPSILKALKCKECGAEYELQATHVCELCFGPLEVKYDYSVLRQSVSRATIEAGPHSIWRYRQFLPVATENYIDVGTGMTPLVRSHRLARRLGLNKLYIKNDAVNMPTLSFKDRVVSVALSRARELGFTTVSCASTGNLANSTAAIAAHAGLDCCVFIPADLEAGKVLGSLIYSPTLMAVKGNYDQVNRLCSEVANTHGWGFVNINLRPYYSEGSKTLGFEVAEQLGWELPDHIVAPLASGSLFTKIYKGFQEFTEVGLVEGKKVRFSGAQAEGCSPIATAFKAGRDFIQPVKPNTIAKSIAIGNPADGVYAVEIAQKTGGNIESVNDNEIIEGIKLLAETEGIFTETAGGTTIAVLKKLVEAGKIDPDETTVVYITGNGLKTQEALQGYVGEPLTIEAKLDSFERALERSRTLDRLEWQQVLV from the coding sequence ATGACTCAGGCGATCGCAAATCTAAACACAGCCAATCCTAGCATATTAAAAGCTCTCAAGTGTAAGGAATGTGGAGCGGAATATGAACTGCAGGCCACACATGTTTGTGAGCTTTGTTTTGGTCCGCTAGAAGTGAAATACGACTATAGTGTTTTGCGTCAGTCTGTAAGTCGAGCGACTATTGAAGCTGGTCCCCACTCCATTTGGCGGTATCGTCAGTTTTTACCCGTAGCTACCGAAAACTATATAGATGTGGGGACAGGGATGACCCCCCTGGTACGTTCTCACCGTTTAGCGCGACGCCTGGGTTTAAATAAACTTTATATTAAAAATGATGCAGTGAATATGCCCACCCTGAGCTTTAAAGATCGGGTGGTATCCGTGGCTTTGAGCAGAGCTAGGGAGCTAGGTTTTACAACCGTTTCCTGTGCGAGTACAGGGAACCTAGCCAATTCCACAGCAGCGATCGCGGCTCATGCTGGTTTAGACTGTTGTGTATTTATTCCTGCTGATTTAGAAGCTGGTAAAGTATTAGGGAGTTTAATTTATAGTCCCACCTTAATGGCTGTGAAAGGGAACTACGATCAAGTGAACCGCCTGTGTTCAGAAGTAGCTAATACCCATGGTTGGGGGTTTGTAAATATTAACCTGCGTCCTTACTATTCCGAAGGTTCTAAGACCCTGGGTTTTGAGGTTGCGGAGCAACTGGGTTGGGAATTACCAGACCATATAGTAGCGCCCCTAGCTTCTGGATCCCTATTCACCAAGATTTATAAAGGCTTCCAAGAATTTACGGAAGTTGGCTTAGTAGAAGGTAAGAAAGTTCGCTTTAGTGGTGCGCAAGCGGAAGGTTGCTCACCAATTGCCACAGCGTTTAAAGCAGGTAGGGACTTTATCCAACCAGTAAAACCGAATACAATTGCCAAATCCATTGCCATTGGCAATCCTGCGGATGGGGTTTACGCAGTAGAAATAGCTCAAAAAACAGGTGGTAATATAGAGTCAGTCAATGATAACGAAATTATCGAAGGAATTAAACTACTAGCGGAAACCGAAGGTATCTTCACAGAAACAGCGGGTGGTACCACCATTGCCGTGTTGAAAAAATTAGTGGAAGCTGGTAAAATAGACCCAGATGAAACCACAGTGGTGTATATCACTGGTAATGGTTTGAAGACCCAGGAAGCATTACAGGGTTACGTAGGCGAACCGCTGACCATTGAAGCCAAACTAGACAGTTTCGAGCGGGCATTAGAGAGATCTCGCACTCTGGATCGTTTAGAATGGCAACAAGTCCTTGTTTAA
- a CDS encoding GDP-mannose 4,6-dehydratase: MTKKALITGLTGQDGSYLAELLLSQGYQVFGLVRRSSSGNLERIHHLSGTVEILSGDLLDQSSLMDVITESQPDEIYNLASQSYIPTSWTQPSLTAEYTALGVSRLLESIRRCKPDARFYQASSSEVFGQPDVSPQNELTAFRPRNPYGVAKAYAHWMTINYRQQYNLYTCCGITYTHESPRRGAEFVFRKITRTAAMIKLGLANQLKLGNLDARRDWCYAKDAVNAMWLMLQQQQPDDYIIASGETHSVKELVECAFNFVRLNWQDYVVVDPSFYRPDESVQLVGNIDKIHNQLGWKPEYSFEQLVELMVDHDLKELVRGD, encoded by the coding sequence ATGACTAAAAAAGCGCTAATCACCGGATTAACGGGTCAAGATGGCTCATATCTTGCCGAACTCCTCCTATCCCAAGGATACCAAGTATTTGGCTTAGTCCGTCGCTCCAGTTCTGGAAACCTTGAACGGATTCATCACCTCAGTGGTACTGTTGAAATTCTTTCTGGTGATCTTCTCGACCAATCCTCACTCATGGATGTGATTACAGAATCTCAACCAGACGAAATTTATAACCTGGCTTCCCAAAGCTATATTCCTACATCATGGACACAACCATCTCTCACTGCGGAATACACTGCTTTGGGTGTTTCTCGTCTCTTAGAATCCATTCGTCGTTGTAAACCTGATGCGAGATTTTACCAAGCCTCCAGTAGTGAAGTTTTTGGTCAGCCTGACGTATCTCCCCAAAACGAGCTTACAGCCTTCCGTCCCCGCAATCCCTACGGTGTCGCTAAGGCGTATGCCCATTGGATGACTATCAATTATCGCCAACAATATAACCTTTACACTTGCTGCGGTATTACTTATACTCACGAATCACCCCGACGTGGTGCAGAATTTGTATTTCGCAAAATCACCCGAACTGCGGCCATGATTAAGCTGGGATTAGCTAATCAATTGAAATTGGGAAATTTAGATGCCCGTCGTGATTGGTGCTACGCCAAAGATGCTGTAAACGCTATGTGGTTGATGCTACAGCAACAGCAGCCTGATGATTATATTATTGCTAGTGGTGAAACCCACTCAGTCAAGGAATTGGTAGAGTGTGCTTTTAACTTTGTTCGGTTAAACTGGCAAGATTATGTAGTAGTTGATCCGTCCTTTTACCGACCAGATGAATCAGTGCAATTAGTGGGTAATATTGATAAAATTCACAACCAATTAGGTTGGAAACCTGAATATTCCTTTGAACAATTGGTAGAACTAATGGTAGATCATGACCTGAAGGAATTAGTAAGAGGAGATTAA
- a CDS encoding glycosyltransferase family 2 protein translates to MSNYFESICVTVVTICRNAEPQIEVTMMSVLQQTYRNIEYVIVEGESTDETLQIVNKIASNFPLRTIKVISESDYGIADAMNKGVLNSSGDIIIHLHAGDSFIDKNVLDQVVQTYMKSPWRWAVAGSIVVNENRIATHVYRPLNDYKKLIKKNFIPHQSTFLVRDIFDKHGLFRVDMKQAMDYEYWLRIVFAGGERFTILPFNTTYFLSGGRSSKLFELLRYLIYTRNDLRTWGVKLSFFEDTIFLGRVIAFRCFAEVKNFLISALSHVN, encoded by the coding sequence ATGAGTAATTATTTTGAGTCTATTTGTGTTACCGTTGTTACTATTTGTAGAAATGCTGAACCTCAAATTGAGGTAACAATGATGAGTGTGCTTCAGCAAACATATCGAAATATAGAATATGTAATTGTAGAGGGAGAATCAACAGATGAAACTTTACAAATTGTAAATAAAATTGCTAGTAATTTCCCACTTCGGACAATTAAAGTAATATCTGAATCTGATTATGGTATTGCCGATGCAATGAACAAGGGCGTTTTAAACTCTAGCGGTGATATTATCATTCATTTGCATGCAGGTGATAGTTTTATTGATAAAAATGTTCTAGATCAAGTTGTACAAACATATATGAAATCACCTTGGAGATGGGCAGTAGCTGGTTCAATTGTGGTCAATGAAAATAGAATTGCAACTCATGTATATAGACCACTAAACGATTACAAAAAACTAATCAAAAAGAATTTTATCCCTCATCAATCGACATTTTTAGTCAGAGATATTTTTGATAAGCATGGACTTTTTAGAGTCGATATGAAACAGGCTATGGATTACGAGTATTGGCTAAGAATTGTATTTGCCGGTGGTGAGCGTTTCACTATATTGCCTTTTAATACAACTTACTTTTTAAGTGGAGGACGTTCGTCAAAGTTATTTGAGTTATTAAGGTATCTTATATATACAAGAAATGATTTGCGTACCTGGGGAGTTAAACTATCTTTTTTTGAAGATACCATATTTTTGGGAAGAGTTATTGCTTTTCGGTGTTTTGCTGAAGTTAAAAATTTTTTAATTTCAGCACTATCTCACGTGAACTGA
- a CDS encoding MoaD/ThiS family protein, giving the protein MAIKVLVPTTLQKDTNNQAVVECSGSSVNELLDTLEKTFPGIKGKLRDDKGIPRRFLNLYVNSEDIRFLDGTETALKDGDEISIVPAVAGG; this is encoded by the coding sequence ATGGCCATAAAAGTTTTAGTTCCCACAACGCTACAAAAAGACACCAATAACCAAGCGGTGGTAGAATGTAGTGGTAGCAGTGTAAACGAATTATTAGACACCCTAGAAAAAACCTTTCCCGGGATTAAGGGTAAATTGCGTGATGATAAAGGAATTCCTCGCAGGTTTTTAAACTTGTATGTAAACAGCGAGGACATTCGTTTTTTGGATGGCACAGAAACAGCTCTTAAGGATGGAGACGAGATAAGTATTGTTCCTGCAGTTGCTGGTGGTTAA
- a CDS encoding DUF29 family protein → MRRNPGLKSRLQEALNESRSEARDLAIAETDLPDEQFPQVCPFRS, encoded by the coding sequence TTGAGGCGAAATCCTGGTCTAAAATCCCGTTTACAGGAAGCGTTAAATGAAAGCCGGTCGGAAGCTAGGGATTTAGCGATCGCCGAAACTGATTTACCAGATGAACAATTTCCTCAAGTGTGTCCATTTAGGTCATGA
- a CDS encoding glycosyltransferase family 4 protein produces MLIIGIDIRFALKKRRGIGNYTLNLLQSLAKIDQENQYFLYTNQPDSENILPKAANFKIRNLVPANYLLWEQLILPRQAIKDRIDILHCTANTSPAFLKKSTKLIVTIHDVMYLKDSVLLPKSNVAYQRLGRIYRSAIVSKTIRNATKVITVSNFSKSDILHHFPSLQTSSIITTYEAPDAAFRILDRGNASEIIKNSFNLSGKYLLTLGGTDPRKNTKLVIRAFSKLKQTKNINEKLVIVGIPNWKQSEFYDLVCLLQCENDVIFTDYVTQKELVCLYNCATLFIYPSLYEGFGIPPLESMVCGTPVITSNTTSIPEIVGDAALQVDPNNQEELEVAVYKLLIDHSLRDNLIQRGLARAKKFSWRRMAEETLDVYKSIIADDNNL; encoded by the coding sequence GTGTTGATTATTGGAATTGACATCCGTTTTGCGCTCAAAAAGCGTAGGGGAATAGGCAACTACACGCTCAATTTATTGCAATCTTTAGCAAAAATAGATCAGGAAAATCAGTATTTTCTTTATACAAATCAACCTGATTCTGAAAATATTTTACCAAAAGCTGCAAATTTTAAAATTAGAAACCTAGTTCCAGCTAATTATTTACTATGGGAACAGCTAATTCTACCAAGACAAGCAATCAAAGATCGCATAGACATACTTCATTGCACGGCTAACACATCTCCAGCGTTTCTAAAAAAAAGTACAAAACTCATAGTCACTATTCACGATGTGATGTATCTAAAAGATTCCGTACTATTGCCAAAGTCAAATGTTGCTTATCAAAGACTAGGTAGGATATACAGAAGTGCTATTGTCAGCAAAACTATTAGAAATGCTACTAAAGTGATTACAGTTTCTAACTTTTCTAAAAGTGATATTTTGCATCACTTCCCCAGTCTTCAAACAAGCTCAATTATAACTACCTATGAAGCACCGGATGCTGCATTTAGGATACTTGACAGGGGAAACGCATCTGAAATTATCAAGAATAGTTTTAATCTATCTGGAAAGTATTTATTAACTTTAGGTGGTACAGATCCACGAAAAAACACAAAATTAGTTATTAGAGCTTTTTCAAAGCTAAAGCAAACGAAAAACATTAATGAAAAGTTAGTTATTGTAGGAATTCCAAACTGGAAGCAGTCTGAATTTTATGATCTTGTTTGTTTGCTTCAATGCGAAAATGATGTTATTTTTACGGACTATGTTACTCAAAAGGAATTAGTATGTCTCTATAATTGTGCCACATTATTTATCTATCCTTCTTTATATGAAGGCTTTGGTATCCCACCTTTAGAATCAATGGTTTGTGGTACTCCAGTTATTACCTCCAATACAACATCTATTCCTGAAATTGTTGGAGATGCTGCTTTACAGGTAGACCCCAACAATCAAGAAGAACTTGAAGTAGCAGTATATAAATTATTAATTGACCACTCTTTAAGAGATAACTTAATTCAACGTGGATTAGCAAGAGCAAAGAAATTTTCTTGGCGAAGAATGGCTGAAGAAACTCTAGATGTCTATAAATCTATTATTGCCGATGATAATAACTTATGA